Within Pseudomonas alloputida, the genomic segment ATAGGATCAATATGGCCTTATCCTCACTTTTGGGGATTTGACATGGTATCGAGGGAAGCCCTCGCAGCAGTGCTGCGTCTCGCGCGCGCCAGCCGCGGGATGTCTCGTGATCAGCTGTATGCAAAGATCAAGACCAAGATTGAGCCTCGCCACCTTCAGCGACTGGAAAACGCCAAAACCGGCGTTACATTGGAGATGCTAGGCAGCATTGCTGAAGCCCTATCCTTCGATCCGATAGCTTTGTTGATGGTGGCATCAAGCTACGACGAACAGTTGTCCATTGGGGAGCGTCGTGCGGCACTGAAAAAGGAGATTCAGCAGCTTGATGCGCTGGGCATCGTTGCCGGCATGCCAAAACATTTCTCGGAGGGTGAGCTTG encodes:
- a CDS encoding helix-turn-helix domain-containing protein, with translation MVSREALAAVLRLARASRGMSRDQLYAKIKTKIEPRHLQRLENAKTGVTLEMLGSIAEALSFDPIALLMVASSYDEQLSIGERRAALKKEIQQLDALGIVAGMPKHFSEGELVGEKAGRSLPDKITQEALIYRDQGLSQSEVARKLGIHQTTVGRIWRNSKIE